A DNA window from Sphingomonas changnyeongensis contains the following coding sequences:
- a CDS encoding Glu/Leu/Phe/Val family dehydrogenase, giving the protein MAHLPTPAPHEAVHLIEDPETGLHGVIAIHSTALGPAAGGCRLWQYDDDAAMLADALRLARGMSYKNALAGLPFGGGKAVIRMPATLPSRARLFAAFGRAVAGLGGAYVTAEDVGTTTADMAEVRAKTRFVAGLPARPGQAGGDPSPWTALGVFVAMEAAARSLGTGLSGLRVAVQGVGQVGAALCTLLHEAGARLVVADADAARAAAVAARFGADMVSPGAIIAADADIFAPCALGGALDRQTIAALRARLVCGAANNQLATPEDGARLAERGILYAPDYVANAGGIINVAAEYLGEAADAVEARVRAIGPRMALILVRAGECGETPAAVADAMAEAIMAEGRAGLGRTGLAA; this is encoded by the coding sequence ATGGCCCATCTGCCCACCCCCGCCCCGCACGAAGCCGTGCATCTGATCGAGGATCCCGAGACCGGCCTGCACGGGGTGATCGCCATTCATTCGACCGCACTCGGCCCGGCGGCGGGCGGATGCCGGCTGTGGCAGTATGACGATGATGCCGCGATGCTCGCCGACGCGCTGCGGCTGGCGCGGGGCATGAGCTACAAGAATGCGCTCGCCGGCCTGCCCTTTGGCGGCGGCAAGGCGGTGATCCGCATGCCCGCCACGCTGCCCAGCCGCGCGCGGCTGTTCGCCGCCTTCGGGCGCGCGGTCGCGGGGCTGGGCGGTGCTTATGTCACCGCCGAGGATGTGGGCACGACCACCGCCGACATGGCGGAGGTGCGCGCAAAGACCCGATTCGTCGCCGGGCTGCCCGCCCGCCCCGGCCAGGCCGGCGGCGATCCCAGCCCGTGGACGGCGCTGGGCGTGTTCGTGGCGATGGAGGCGGCGGCGCGCAGCCTGGGGACCGGCCTGTCCGGCCTGCGGGTGGCGGTGCAGGGCGTCGGCCAGGTCGGCGCGGCGCTGTGCACATTGCTGCACGAGGCCGGGGCACGGCTGGTCGTGGCCGATGCCGATGCGGCGCGGGCGGCGGCGGTCGCCGCGCGGTTCGGCGCCGACATGGTGTCGCCGGGGGCGATCATTGCCGCCGATGCCGATATCTTTGCGCCCTGCGCGCTGGGCGGGGCGCTCGACCGGCAGACCATCGCGGCGCTGCGCGCCCGGCTGGTGTGCGGCGCGGCCAACAACCAGCTGGCGACACCCGAAGATGGCGCGCGGCTGGCGGAGCGCGGCATCCTTTATGCGCCCGATTATGTCGCCAATGCCGGGGGGATCATCAACGTCGCCGCCGAATATCTGGGCGAGGCAGCCGATGCGGTCGAGGCGCGGGTGCGGGCGATCGGCCCGCGCATGGCGCTGATCCTGGTGCGTGCGGGCGAATGCGGCGAAACCCCGGCGGCGGTCGCCGATGCGATGGCCGAAGCGATCATGGCCGAAGGCCGGGCGGGGCTGGGCAGAACCGGGCTGGCGGCATGA
- a CDS encoding ferredoxin--NADP reductase, which translates to MSAHTGTAAAPVPTPLEPTGALSVETVQTVHHWDDRLFSFRITRPASFRFRSGEFVMIGLPGDNGKPLLRAYSVASPAWDEELEFLSIKVENGPLTSRLQHIQPGDQIYLGRKPTGTLVTDALKPGKRLFLLSTGTGLAPFMSLIRDPDVYELYDQILVAHSVRKVSELAYFDLLESKLTGDPLVEDQARAQFHYLPTVTREAFRTSGRIGALIDNGAIFEGLNGPAAFDPATDRVMLCGSMEMIKEFAARFDALGFVEGSNAAPGDYVIERAFVG; encoded by the coding sequence ATGAGCGCCCACACCGGAACCGCCGCCGCGCCCGTGCCCACCCCGCTCGAGCCGACCGGCGCGCTCAGCGTCGAGACCGTGCAGACCGTCCATCACTGGGACGACCGGCTGTTCAGCTTCCGCATCACCCGCCCGGCCTCGTTCCGGTTCCGCTCGGGCGAGTTCGTGATGATCGGCCTGCCCGGCGACAATGGCAAGCCGCTGCTGCGCGCCTATTCGGTCGCCAGCCCCGCCTGGGACGAGGAGCTGGAGTTCCTGTCGATCAAGGTCGAGAACGGCCCGCTGACCTCGCGGCTCCAGCATATCCAGCCCGGCGACCAGATCTATCTGGGCCGCAAGCCGACGGGCACGCTGGTGACCGATGCGCTCAAGCCCGGCAAAAGGCTGTTCCTGCTGTCGACGGGCACGGGTCTCGCGCCGTTCATGAGCCTGATCCGCGATCCCGACGTCTATGAGCTTTATGACCAGATCCTCGTCGCCCATTCGGTGCGCAAGGTGTCGGAGCTGGCCTATTTCGACCTGCTGGAGAGCAAGCTGACCGGCGATCCGCTGGTCGAGGATCAGGCCCGCGCGCAGTTCCATTATCTGCCGACGGTGACGCGCGAGGCGTTCCGCACCAGCGGGCGCATCGGCGCACTGATCGACAATGGCGCGATCTTTGAGGGCCTGAACGGCCCGGCAGCATTCGATCCGGCGACCGACCGGGTGATGCTGTGCGGCAGCATGGAGATGATCAAGGAGTTCGCCGCCCGGTTCGACGCGCTCGGCTTTGTCGAGGGCTCGAACGCCGCGCCCGGCGACTATGTGATCGAACGCGCCTTTGTCGGCTGA
- the gyrB gene encoding DNA topoisomerase (ATP-hydrolyzing) subunit B, whose amino-acid sequence MATTPNDNSYGADSIKVLKGLDAVRKRPGMYIGDTDDGSGLHHMVFEVSDNAIDEALAGHCDLILIQLNPDGSVSVEDNGRGIPTDIHPEEGVSAAEVIMTQLHAGGKFENTSDDNAYKVSGGLHGVGVSVVNALSEWLDLTIWRDGREHFMRFRHGDAEAPLKVVGDAPAGKRGTRVTFLPSPATFKITEFDFDKLEHRYRELAFLNSGVRLKLVDARHAERVEHELYYEGGIAAFVKWLDRAKTPLFPDPIAISGQRDAIGIDIALEWNDSYYENVLAFTNNIPQRDGGTHMAAFRAALTRTLNGYAERSGLLKKEKVSLTGDDMREGLTAIVSVKLPDPKFSSQTKDKLVSSEVRQPMEQLMADKLDEWLEENPQHARSIVQKVIDAAAAREAARRARELTRRKGVMDIASLPGKLADCQERDPAKSELFLVEGDSAGGSAKQGRDRHYQAILPLKGKILNVERARFDRMLSSKEIGTMIQALGTGIGRDDFKIDKLRYHKIIIMTDADVDGAHIRTLLLTFFYRQMPEIIAGGHLYIAQPPLYKVARGRSETYVKDNAALDDYLIDNGIEAMRLDTVDGARAGADLRQLVEHARRMRMLMAYAPRRYDPAIIEALALGGALAPDLVDRGGAIARVAAWLDRGDPEARWTGRVAAEGGYHLERLWRGVTDHHLIEQAFLGSAEARKLHALALEQADSYREPSRLVSVRAAAAEEGEEGAPADGRGIAVTRPSELLEAVLAAGRKGLSVQRYKGLGEMNAEQLWETTLDPENRSLLKVEIAQADLADEIFTRLMGDVVEPRREFIQQNALSVANLDV is encoded by the coding sequence ATGGCAACGACCCCCAATGACAACAGCTACGGCGCGGACTCGATCAAGGTGCTCAAGGGCCTGGACGCGGTCCGCAAGCGCCCGGGAATGTATATCGGCGACACCGACGACGGCTCGGGCCTTCACCACATGGTGTTCGAGGTGTCGGACAATGCGATTGACGAGGCGCTGGCCGGGCATTGCGACCTGATCCTGATCCAGCTCAATCCCGACGGCTCGGTGTCGGTCGAGGATAATGGCCGCGGCATTCCGACCGACATTCACCCCGAAGAGGGCGTGTCCGCGGCCGAGGTGATCATGACCCAGCTGCACGCCGGGGGAAAGTTCGAGAACACGTCGGACGACAATGCCTATAAGGTCTCGGGCGGCCTGCACGGCGTCGGCGTGTCGGTGGTCAATGCGCTCAGCGAATGGCTGGACCTGACGATCTGGCGCGACGGGCGCGAGCATTTCATGCGGTTCCGCCACGGCGATGCCGAGGCGCCGCTCAAGGTGGTCGGCGATGCGCCCGCCGGCAAGCGCGGCACCCGCGTCACCTTCCTGCCGTCGCCGGCGACGTTCAAGATCACCGAGTTCGATTTCGACAAGCTCGAGCATCGCTACCGCGAACTCGCCTTTTTGAACTCGGGCGTCCGGCTGAAGCTGGTCGATGCCCGCCATGCCGAACGGGTGGAGCATGAGCTGTATTACGAGGGCGGCATCGCCGCGTTCGTCAAATGGCTCGACCGCGCCAAGACGCCGCTGTTTCCGGACCCGATCGCCATTTCCGGCCAGCGCGATGCCATCGGCATCGACATCGCGCTCGAATGGAATGACAGCTATTACGAGAATGTCCTCGCCTTCACGAACAACATCCCGCAGCGCGACGGCGGCACCCATATGGCGGCGTTCCGCGCCGCGCTGACGCGCACGCTCAACGGCTATGCCGAACGCTCGGGCCTGCTCAAGAAGGAAAAGGTCAGCCTGACCGGCGACGACATGCGCGAAGGGCTGACCGCGATCGTGTCGGTCAAGCTGCCGGACCCGAAGTTCAGCTCGCAGACCAAGGACAAGCTGGTCAGTTCCGAGGTGCGCCAGCCGATGGAACAGCTGATGGCCGACAAGCTCGACGAATGGCTGGAGGAAAACCCCCAGCATGCGCGGTCGATCGTCCAGAAGGTGATCGACGCCGCCGCCGCGCGCGAGGCGGCGCGCCGCGCGCGCGAGCTGACGCGGCGCAAGGGGGTGATGGACATCGCCTCGCTGCCCGGCAAGCTTGCCGACTGCCAGGAACGCGATCCCGCCAAGTCGGAACTGTTCCTCGTCGAAGGTGACAGCGCCGGCGGCTCGGCCAAGCAGGGCCGCGACCGCCATTATCAGGCGATCCTGCCCCTCAAGGGCAAGATCCTGAACGTCGAGCGCGCGCGGTTCGACCGGATGCTGTCGTCCAAGGAAATCGGCACGATGATCCAGGCGCTCGGCACCGGCATCGGGCGCGACGATTTCAAGATCGACAAGCTGCGCTATCACAAGATCATCATCATGACCGACGCCGATGTCGACGGCGCCCATATCCGCACGCTGCTGCTGACCTTCTTCTACCGCCAGATGCCCGAGATCATCGCCGGCGGGCATCTCTACATCGCCCAGCCGCCGCTCTACAAAGTCGCGCGCGGCCGGTCCGAGACCTATGTGAAGGACAATGCCGCGCTCGACGATTATCTGATCGACAATGGCATCGAGGCGATGCGCCTCGACACCGTCGACGGCGCGCGGGCGGGGGCCGATCTGCGCCAGCTCGTCGAACATGCGCGGCGGATGCGGATGCTGATGGCCTATGCGCCGCGCCGTTACGATCCGGCGATCATCGAGGCGCTGGCCCTTGGCGGCGCGCTTGCCCCCGATCTGGTCGACCGGGGCGGGGCGATTGCCCGCGTCGCCGCCTGGCTCGACCGCGGCGATCCCGAGGCGCGGTGGACCGGCCGGGTGGCGGCCGAGGGCGGCTATCATCTCGAACGGCTGTGGCGCGGGGTGACCGACCATCATCTGATCGAACAGGCCTTTCTGGGCTCGGCGGAGGCGCGCAAGCTCCATGCCCTCGCGCTCGAACAGGCCGACAGCTATCGCGAGCCGTCGCGGCTCGTCTCGGTCCGCGCCGCAGCCGCTGAAGAGGGGGAGGAGGGCGCACCCGCCGACGGCCGCGGCATCGCTGTCACCCGCCCGTCCGAACTGCTCGAGGCCGTGCTCGCCGCCGGGCGCAAGGGCCTGTCGGTCCAGCGTTACAAGGGGCTGGGCGAGATGAATGCCGAGCAGCTGTGGGAAACGACCCTCGATCCGGAAAACCGCTCGCTGCTCAAGGTCGAGATCGCCCAGGCCGATCTGGCCGACGAGATCTTCACCCGGCTGATGGGCGATGTCGTCGAGCCGCGCCGCGAGTTCATCCAGCAAAATGCGCTGAGCGTCGCCAATCTGGACGTTTGA
- a CDS encoding cytochrome c yields MRIGVLLGVGGGLAGLCAGALAAAAPAGDGTGQALTARRAGFRMSAVTFGALRAMGESGDISRAAFPASGLALWAKALPGSFPAGSDGAGSDALPLIWSDQAGFAAAAAAYQTATARLESAAKAGDVAGFRAALAETGKACGSCHDRYRKPQPK; encoded by the coding sequence ATGCGCATCGGGGTGCTTCTGGGCGTGGGCGGCGGGCTTGCGGGCCTGTGCGCCGGAGCGTTGGCGGCCGCCGCGCCGGCGGGCGACGGGACCGGCCAGGCGCTGACCGCGCGGCGCGCGGGGTTCCGCATGTCGGCCGTCACCTTCGGCGCGCTGCGGGCGATGGGCGAAAGCGGCGACATCAGCCGCGCCGCCTTTCCGGCCAGCGGGCTTGCGCTCTGGGCAAAGGCATTGCCGGGCAGCTTCCCCGCCGGATCGGACGGGGCAGGCAGCGACGCGCTGCCGCTGATCTGGTCCGATCAGGCCGGGTTTGCCGCCGCGGCCGCCGCCTATCAGACGGCGACCGCGCGGCTGGAAAGCGCGGCCAAGGCGGGCGATGTCGCCGGCTTCCGCGCCGCGCTTGCCGAAACCGGCAAGGCCTGCGGATCCTGCCACGACCGTTACCGCAAGCCGCAGCCCAAATAA
- a CDS encoding HAD family hydrolase has translation MSRPLLITDCDEVLLHMVRHFGDWLGEAHDIDFALGSEFARALTRRACGSPVAPAEIWPLLDGFFVTEMHRQTPVPHARETLAAIAEHADIVVLTNLGDHHQDGRARQLEAIGIRHRVVCNQGGKGAPVARLLDEYGPGAAVFVDDLAVHHESVAQHAPDVQRLHMVAEPALAPMLPPAPHAHARIDCWREAGPWIAARLGIAQPGLTLPATPDFPDQMMEPHA, from the coding sequence ATGAGCCGGCCGCTGCTGATCACCGACTGCGACGAGGTGCTGCTCCACATGGTCCGCCATTTCGGCGACTGGCTGGGCGAGGCGCATGACATTGATTTCGCACTGGGCAGCGAGTTTGCCCGCGCGCTGACGCGCCGCGCCTGCGGCAGCCCGGTCGCGCCGGCTGAGATCTGGCCGCTGCTCGACGGCTTTTTCGTCACCGAAATGCACCGCCAGACGCCGGTGCCCCATGCGCGCGAGACGCTGGCGGCGATCGCCGAGCACGCCGACATTGTCGTGCTGACCAATCTGGGCGATCACCATCAGGACGGCCGGGCGCGCCAGCTTGAGGCGATCGGCATCCGCCACCGCGTGGTGTGCAACCAGGGCGGCAAGGGCGCGCCGGTGGCGCGGCTGCTCGATGAATATGGGCCAGGCGCGGCGGTGTTCGTCGACGATCTGGCCGTGCATCACGAATCGGTCGCGCAGCACGCGCCGGATGTGCAGCGGCTGCACATGGTCGCCGAACCGGCGCTCGCCCCGATGCTGCCGCCCGCGCCCCATGCCCATGCGCGCATCGATTGCTGGCGCGAGGCCGGGCCGTGGATCGCCGCGCGGCTGGGCATCGCGCAACCGGGTCTCACGCTGCCCGCCACCCCCGATTTTCCCGACCAGATGATGGAGCCCCATGCATGA
- a CDS encoding DUF3572 family protein translates to MQPVETNRDAQTLGLTALVWVLEDGDRAERLLALTGLSPADLRARLADRTCLAAALAFLEAHEPDLLGCAAALGVDPADLVAARRELER, encoded by the coding sequence ATGCAACCGGTTGAAACAAATCGCGATGCGCAGACGCTTGGTCTGACCGCGCTGGTCTGGGTGCTGGAGGATGGCGACCGGGCCGAACGGTTGCTCGCCCTGACCGGCCTGTCGCCCGCCGATCTGCGCGCCCGGCTGGCCGACCGGACATGTCTGGCGGCGGCGCTCGCCTTTCTGGAAGCGCATGAGCCGGATCTGCTTGGCTGTGCGGCGGCGCTCGGTGTCGATCCCGCCGATCTGGTTGCCGCGCGGCGGGAGCTTGAACGATGA
- a CDS encoding response regulator, translating to MPKKVLVVEDNELNLKLFCDLLRAHDYVAEAVRDGREAVARARDFAPDLVIMDIQLPHVSGLELIATLKADEQLRPIPIMAVTAYAAKGDEERIRAAGAEAYVSKPISVIRFVESVGALV from the coding sequence GTGCCGAAGAAAGTCCTTGTTGTCGAGGACAACGAGCTCAATCTCAAGCTGTTCTGCGATCTGCTCAGGGCACATGACTATGTTGCCGAAGCGGTGCGGGACGGCCGGGAAGCGGTTGCGCGGGCGCGGGATTTCGCGCCGGATCTGGTGATCATGGACATTCAGCTGCCGCATGTCAGCGGGCTGGAACTGATCGCGACGCTGAAGGCCGACGAACAGCTGCGGCCGATCCCGATCATGGCGGTCACCGCCTATGCGGCCAAGGGCGACGAGGAACGCATCCGCGCGGCGGGGGCGGAAGCCTATGTGTCGAAACCGATTTCGGTGATTCGCTTTGTCGAAAGCGTGGGCGCGCTCGTCTGA
- the rpmG gene encoding 50S ribosomal protein L33 — protein MAKPTTVKIKLVSTADTGFFYVTKKNPRTQTEKLSFRKYDPVVRKHVEFKEAKIK, from the coding sequence ATGGCCAAGCCGACCACCGTCAAGATCAAGCTCGTCAGCACCGCCGACACCGGCTTCTTCTATGTGACCAAGAAGAATCCGCGCACCCAGACGGAGAAGCTGAGCTTCCGCAAATATGACCCCGTCGTGCGCAAGCATGTCGAGTTCAAGGAAGCCAAGATCAAGTAA
- a CDS encoding Dps family protein, with amino-acid sequence MAKVAGDLKTPTDLASNATKSVADALNSVLADAFALYLKTKNFHWHVSGPHFRDYHELMDQQASEILAVTDDIAERVRKIGNTTLRSIGDIARRQTIADNDADFVTPQDMLAELRDDNLKLVQQIRAAREAAETAGDTATSSMADDWIDQAEKRAWFLFETGRGG; translated from the coding sequence ATGGCGAAAGTGGCTGGCGACCTGAAGACCCCGACCGATCTGGCGAGCAACGCGACGAAGAGCGTGGCCGACGCGCTCAACAGCGTGCTGGCCGACGCCTTTGCGCTCTATCTCAAGACCAAGAACTTCCACTGGCACGTCTCGGGGCCGCATTTCCGCGACTATCACGAGCTGATGGACCAGCAGGCATCGGAGATCCTGGCGGTGACCGACGACATTGCCGAGCGGGTGCGCAAGATCGGCAACACGACGCTGCGGTCGATCGGCGACATCGCCCGTCGCCAGACGATTGCCGACAATGACGCCGATTTCGTCACGCCGCAGGACATGCTGGCCGAGCTGCGCGACGACAATCTGAAGCTGGTGCAGCAGATCCGCGCCGCGCGCGAGGCCGCCGAGACCGCCGGCGACACCGCGACCAGCAGCATGGCCGATGACTGGATCGACCAGGCCGAAAAGCGCGCCTGGTTCCTGTTCGAAACCGGCCGGGGCGGCTGA
- the rpmI gene encoding 50S ribosomal protein L35, which translates to MPKLKTKSGVKKRFKLTATGLIKHGVAGKRHRLISHNAKYIRQNRGTSVLSDADTKTVKAWAPYGLK; encoded by the coding sequence ATGCCCAAGCTCAAGACCAAGAGCGGTGTGAAGAAGCGCTTCAAGCTCACCGCGACCGGCCTGATCAAGCACGGCGTGGCCGGCAAGCGCCACCGGCTGATCAGCCACAACGCCAAGTATATCCGCCAGAATCGCGGCACCTCGGTGCTGTCGGACGCCGACACCAAGACCGTCAAGGCTTGGGCGCCCTACGGCCTGAAGTAA
- the rplT gene encoding 50S ribosomal protein L20 produces the protein MARVKRGTTTKLKHKRILDQAKGYYGRRKNTIRIARQAVEKAGQYAYRDRKVKKRSFRALWIQRINAAVRAEGLTYGVFMHGLKLANIELDRKVLADIAMHEGDAFSAIVAQVKAALPEGARVAA, from the coding sequence ATGGCACGAGTGAAGCGTGGCACGACCACCAAGCTGAAGCACAAGCGGATTCTTGATCAGGCGAAGGGCTATTATGGCCGTCGCAAGAATACGATCCGCATCGCCCGCCAGGCCGTCGAAAAGGCCGGCCAGTACGCCTATCGCGACCGCAAGGTGAAGAAGCGCAGCTTCCGCGCGCTCTGGATCCAGCGCATCAACGCGGCGGTCCGCGCCGAAGGCCTGACCTATGGCGTGTTCATGCACGGCCTGAAGCTTGCGAATATCGAACTGGACCGGAAGGTTCTGGCCGATATCGCGATGCACGAAGGTGACGCGTTCAGCGCGATCGTCGCGCAGGTGAAGGCGGCGCTGCCCGAAGGCGCGCGCGTCGCCGCCTGA
- a CDS encoding RcnB family protein — MRVPLIAMAGMALLPVPVAAQDQSAPATMDVGVIERAPDSTNAPDRLGRDWQRYRGDRGRAGERTSPGWREPERGTDDRRGAPGRRDGTDDRDRQDRTPGDWRSDRRDDRRDEDWRDDGRRDGRWRAGGAPEQGWDDDRSQRDRRGWGRDGGRDWDPGWRQDRRYDWQGWRARHGGVRPPRYVPPPGWAHGYRRFRPGLIIAPPIFGRGYWLADPFAYRLPPAWGAYRWIRYYDDVLLVDIRSGRVVDMVIGFFRW; from the coding sequence ATGCGCGTGCCGCTGATCGCGATGGCCGGAATGGCGCTGCTGCCGGTTCCCGTCGCCGCGCAGGACCAGTCGGCCCCGGCGACGATGGACGTCGGCGTCATCGAACGCGCGCCCGATTCGACCAATGCGCCCGATCGCCTCGGCCGTGACTGGCAGCGTTATCGCGGCGATCGCGGGCGGGCAGGGGAGCGGACCAGCCCCGGCTGGCGGGAACCCGAGCGTGGCACGGACGACCGCCGGGGCGCACCCGGCAGGCGTGACGGGACCGATGATCGCGACCGGCAGGATCGCACCCCCGGGGACTGGCGCAGCGACCGGCGCGATGACCGGCGAGACGAGGACTGGCGCGATGATGGCCGGCGCGATGGACGCTGGCGCGCCGGCGGCGCGCCGGAACAGGGCTGGGATGACGACCGCTCACAGCGCGATCGCCGGGGCTGGGGCCGCGACGGCGGGCGCGACTGGGATCCTGGCTGGCGGCAGGACCGGCGTTATGACTGGCAGGGCTGGCGCGCGCGCCATGGCGGCGTCCGCCCGCCGCGCTACGTCCCGCCGCCGGGCTGGGCGCATGGCTATCGCCGCTTCCGCCCCGGACTGATCATCGCGCCGCCGATCTTCGGGCGCGGCTACTGGCTTGCCGATCCGTTCGCCTATCGCCTGCCGCCGGCCTGGGGCGCCTATCGCTGGATCCGCTATTATGACGATGTGCTGCTGGTCGACATCCGCTCCGGGCGGGTGGTCGACATGGTGATCGGCTTTTTCCGCTGGTGA
- a CDS encoding (2Fe-2S)-binding protein: MTRFTVNNQPVSYALDPQTPLLWALRDASNLTGTKFGCGTGECGACIVDIDGAAVPSCRVSIAACEGRFVTTIEGLSRDRSHPVQQAFAALGVSQCGFCIPGMVMAAAALIRRNPSPADAEIDAAITNICRCGIYPRLREAIRLAGRIATGAETVSALPPPGIDPGDAAAAVPALTPLRSPGAAAPDAR; the protein is encoded by the coding sequence GTGACCCGCTTCACGGTCAACAACCAGCCGGTCAGCTATGCGCTCGATCCGCAGACGCCGCTGCTCTGGGCGCTGCGCGACGCATCGAACCTGACCGGCACCAAGTTCGGCTGCGGCACCGGCGAATGTGGGGCGTGCATCGTCGATATCGACGGCGCGGCGGTGCCCAGCTGCCGCGTGTCGATCGCCGCGTGCGAGGGGCGGTTCGTCACCACCATCGAGGGGCTGTCGCGCGACCGCAGCCATCCGGTGCAGCAGGCCTTTGCCGCGCTGGGCGTCAGCCAGTGCGGGTTCTGCATCCCGGGCATGGTGATGGCGGCGGCCGCGCTGATTCGCCGCAATCCGTCGCCCGCCGATGCCGAGATCGATGCGGCGATCACCAATATCTGCCGGTGCGGCATCTATCCGCGGCTGCGCGAGGCGATCCGGCTGGCCGGGCGGATCGCGACCGGGGCGGAGACGGTGTCGGCGCTGCCGCCGCCGGGCATCGATCCGGGCGATGCCGCCGCCGCCGTGCCCGCGCTCACGCCGCTCCGGTCGCCGGGCGCGGCTGCGCCTGACGCCCGCTGA
- a CDS encoding class II aldolase/adducin family protein: protein MATAIKTRPDMSAAEWEARQELAACYRVFAMLGWDEMIYNHITVKLPDEDGAFLINPFGLHFSEVKASNLVKIDIDGNKLDDNPYPVNLAGFTQHSVFHRHLHDAHCIIHTHTTAGMAVSALEGGLQPVNFYACNFIGQIAYHPFEGVTVRGEEGERLIRNLGDKRVMFLENHGILVMGRTLPEAFIKHWSLQRACEIQLATLSMGQAVRIPDEVVAVHQRDLSKVQIPGGPGKADFAAMVRLVDRIDTSWRE, encoded by the coding sequence ATGGCAACGGCGATCAAGACGCGTCCGGACATGAGCGCGGCGGAATGGGAAGCGCGGCAGGAGCTGGCCGCCTGCTACCGGGTCTTCGCGATGCTCGGCTGGGACGAGATGATCTACAACCACATCACGGTGAAGCTGCCGGATGAGGACGGGGCGTTTCTGATCAACCCGTTCGGCCTGCATTTCAGCGAGGTGAAGGCGTCGAACCTCGTCAAGATCGACATTGACGGCAACAAGCTCGACGACAATCCCTATCCGGTCAATCTTGCCGGCTTTACCCAGCACAGCGTGTTTCACCGGCACCTGCATGATGCGCATTGCATCATCCACACCCACACGACCGCCGGTATGGCGGTGAGCGCGCTCGAAGGCGGGCTGCAGCCGGTCAACTTCTACGCCTGCAACTTTATCGGCCAGATCGCCTATCACCCGTTCGAAGGCGTGACGGTGCGCGGCGAAGAGGGCGAAAGGCTGATCCGCAACCTTGGCGACAAGCGGGTGATGTTCCTTGAAAATCACGGCATTCTGGTGATGGGCCGCACGCTGCCCGAAGCGTTCATCAAGCATTGGTCGCTGCAGCGCGCCTGCGAGATCCAGCTGGCGACGCTGTCGATGGGCCAGGCCGTCCGCATCCCCGACGAGGTGGTGGCCGTCCATCAGCGCGATCTGTCCAAGGTCCAGATCCCTGGCGGGCCGGGCAAGGCCGATTTCGCCGCGATGGTCCGGCTGGTCGATCGCATCGACACCAGCTGGCGCGAGTGA
- a CDS encoding GlsB/YeaQ/YmgE family stress response membrane protein, with protein MNLILWLVIGGVIGWLASIVMRTDAQQGILLNIVVGIVGAFIAGLVVAGGTINSNDFSLSSLIVSFLGAVALLAIVNLVRHGSVR; from the coding sequence ATGAACCTTATCCTGTGGCTCGTCATCGGCGGGGTCATCGGCTGGCTGGCGAGCATCGTCATGCGCACCGACGCCCAGCAGGGCATATTGCTCAACATCGTCGTCGGCATCGTCGGCGCGTTCATCGCCGGGCTGGTGGTGGCCGGCGGCACGATCAACAGCAATGATTTCTCGCTCAGCTCGCTGATCGTGTCGTTCCTGGGCGCGGTGGCGCTGCTGGCGATCGTCAACCTCGTG